The Candidatus Beckwithbacteria bacterium DNA window AGCGTTTGAGCCGTATCAAGATAAAGTCAACGGTGAAACTGTTTTTGTCGGCCATTCAATGGGACCGGGGTTTTTCTTAAGATTATTAGAGAGAAGGACGAGCCCGATTAAGACGGCAATTTTAGCGGCGCCGTTTGATGGTTTTATCGGAGAAGAACCATATGACACGCTTAATAAAACTTTTATAGATCATCCGTTTGACTTTGTAAAAATTAAACAAAATTGTCATCAGTTTGTCGTGATGGTCGGTGACGACGATCCCTATGTAGCGATTAAATTTCCCCAGAGAATTGCGGACAATTTAGGGGTGAAACTGCAGATTATTAAGGGCGGGAAGCATTTAAATAGCGAGGCCGGTTATACGAAATTTCCGGAAGCGTTGGAAGAGATAAAGAAACTTATTTAAGTTTTTGTGGTAAAATCAAAGCGATGGCTGACGGGCAGATTAGACAACTGGCGGCAATTTCTCCACTAGACGGAAGATATCAGGATAAAGTCAAAGAACTAGAAAAATATTTCAGCGAAGGCGCTTTAATTAAACAAAGAGTTTGGGTAGAAGCAAAATATGTGTTGGCATTGGTCGATTTTTTAGAAACCGTGAAGGTTTCGGGACAGGAAAAACAGCGATTATTAACGTGGGCAAAAAATTTAACGGATAAAGATTGTTTAAGAGTCAAAAAGATTGAGGCAGAAATTAATCATGATGTTAAGGCGGTGGAGTATTTTATCAGAGAAAATTTAGGCAAGTTGGGCTTAAAAAAATTATCGGTTTGGATCCATTGGGGCTTGACCAGCGAGGATGTGAATAATCTGGCTTATGGTGTGATTTTGTCGCGGTTTAAGAAAGAACAATTAGTGGTTTTAGAAAAGAAAGTTATAGAAAAACTACTGAAAATGGCCGGGAAATATACAAGCGTGGTGATGCCGGCTAGGACACACGGACAAATAGCGGTGCCGACGACGGTCGGGAAAGAATTGGCGGTGTTTGTCGGGCGGGCCAGCTGGTGGCTGAAGAAAATTAAAGAGCAAAAACTGGGCGGTAAACTCAATGGAGCAGTAGGGAATTTTAATGCTCAAGTTAAGCTTTATCCGAAAAAAGACTGGTTAAATTTCAGCCAGAAATTTATCAGTGGCTTGGGTTTACAGCCGGTAGCGGTCACTACCCAGATTGAACCGGGTGACCGGACAGCACTCTTTTTAGACTTAATCAGGGGACTGAATAATGTTTGGCTGGATTTGAGTAAAGACTGCTGGCTGTATATTTGTTTGGATTATTTTAAACAAAAGGGGACAGGGAAAGAGGTCGGGTCGTCAACGATGCCGCATAAAGTCAACCCCATTGATTTTGAAAACGCTGAGGGAAATCTGGAATTGGCCAATAGTATTTTAATGATGATGAGTAATAAATTGATGATTTCGCGCTTGCAGCGAGACTTGTCAGATTCGACGGTGAAGCGGAACTTTGGGGTGGTCTTCGGCCATACAGCATTAGCGATTAAAAGTCTGATGAAGGGATTGGGGAAGATTGAGCCTAACACGGAATTTTTAAAACAGGAAATTAAAAATCATCCGGAAATGCTGGGAGAGTTGGAACAGTTGAAGATGAAAGTGGCTGGTGATGAGCAGGCTTATGAAAAAATAAAGAAAATGACAAGAGGGAAAGGGGTAGGCCCCACTTTTCCGGCCAGTTGGCGGATTCGTGGGGCAATGGAATACATTGGTTTAGCGGAAAAAATTACTAAATTAGTGATTAAAAAATAAGATGAACATTGCGATTATCGGAACCCAATGGGGGGATGAAGGTAAAGGCAAGATTGTTGATTTATTAACGCAAAAAAAGAAAGTTAAAGCAGTGGTGCGCTACCAGGGTGGTCCGAATGCCGGCCATACGGTGGTCGTCCGGGGCGAAAAACATGCCTTTCATTTATTACCGTCAGGCATTCTTTATCCGGATAAAACCTGCGTGATTGGCAACGGAGTGATTATTGATCCGGCAGTGTTGGCAGAAGAGATTAAAATTTTGGAAGACAGCGCCGGTAAAAAACATGCCCGGATTTTGATTTCCGAAAAATGCCATTTAATTATGCCATGGCATAAAATAAGGGATGTTTTAGACTGCGGCAAAATCGGGACAACCGGCCGGGGTATCGGTCCTTGTTATGAAGACGCGGTGGGCCGAAGAGGAATTCGGCTGATAGATGCGGCTAATAAAAAAAGGCTGGGTTTAAGGATTAAAGAGGAACTGACTTGGAATCGGTGTCTGATTAAGACCTGGAAGGGAAAGTTTAATTTAAGCAGCGAGAAAATTTTAAGTGATTATTGGCAGGCATTAGAGGGGATTAAGAAAAACCCATTGATTCAAATTGGTGACGTGACCGAGTGGTTGTGGGAAACGGAAAGAAAGGGCGGGGAAATAATTTTTGAAGGGGCTCAGGCGACGCTTTTGGATATAAATCACGGCACATATCCGTTTGTGACCTCATCGAATTCGACGGTGGGTGGTTTATTAACCGGGACAGGCTTCCGGCCGAAAAAGCTTGAGGTGATTGGAGTGGTAAAAGCTTACACGACTCGTGTCGGCAGTGGGCCGTTCCCGACAGAATTAATTAATAAAACCGGGGAGAGAATCCGGGAGATTGGCCACGAATACGGGACGACGACCGGCCGGCCGCGGCGCTGCGGCTGGTTGGATATTCCCAGTTTAATTTATGCGAAAAAGATTAATAATTTGGACAGCTTAGCGATGACGAAACTGGATGTGTTAACAGGAATTGGGGCGTTGAAGATTAAAGTCAATCCGAATTTTAGCGTGGATACGGTCGAGTTAAGCCGGCAACGGCCGGTTTACGAAACTCTATCTGGTTGGAATGAGAATATTGCTAAAATCAGGCGGTTTGAGCAGTTGCCTCAAGCGGCAAAGAAGTATATAAAAAGAGTGGAGCAGTTAACCGGACTACCAATAAAGTTAATCGGCGTCGGCTCGGACCGGCGGGCAATTATTAGAAAAAATGTCTAAGATATTTTATAAAGCTTTGGGAAAAACAGAAATTTGGCCGGAAATTTCCGGGGCCAACCCTTGTGAGATTACGTATGATGATGTATTAATTGTGCCGCAGGCGGATACTAATGTTGCCTCCAGAAAAAACCCGGATATTTCCGTCAATTTGGGACCGTACCATTTAACCAAGCCGATTATCGTGGCGCCGATGGATACGATTTGCGGGGAGAAAATGATCCGGTTAATGCATAAACTTGGCGGAATCGGAACTTTACCCAGGGGTGATTTGAAAAAAAACAGCGAGCTTTGCCGACAACTGACTAAAGAGAAAATCCGGTGCGTTTATGCCATTGGAATGAGAAATCATCTGGAACAGGCGAAAACATATAAAAAATGCGGGGCTAAGGCGGTTTTGTTGGATGTGGCCCATGGGGGAATGCGGTCGGTGGTGCAAGCGGCCAAAGAGATTAAGAAAAAATTAAAACTGACGGTGATATGCGGCAATATTGCTAATTATTCTCAGGTGATGGAATACCAGCGGGAGGGGTTGGAAGTTGTCAGAGTGGGGGTCGGGCCGGGGGGTTTATGTATTACCCGGTTAGTGGCCGGGGCCGGATTGCCGCAAATGGCGGCAGTTTTAGAAACGGCAGAAAGCGGTTTACAGATTATTGCTGACGGTGGTATTAGGAAGCCGGCAGATATGGCGAAAGCGATTGCGGCGGGAGCAAGCTTGGTGATGATTGGGTCATTGTTGGCAGGGACAGAAGAAACACCAGGAGAGGTGATTGGCGGGAAGAAGAAAGCGCGCGGGCAGGCATCGGCAGATTACATGAAAGACAATGGGGTAGAGTTAGGCGAATTTAGGGCGGCAGAGGGGATTTATACCATGGTAGAAGTTAAAGGTTCAGCCGAGCACGTGATTAATGATTTGGCGGCTGGTTTAAGAAGTGCGATGTCCTACACCGGAGCGTCAAACCTGAAAGAATTTCAGGAAAAAGCTCAGTTTGTGTTAGTGTCCAAGGCGACGATTAGGGAAAATCAAGCGCACATACTTTGGGATTGATATTTAACGCAATAGATGCGATAATTGTTGCGGAGATTACTTATGTTTCATCCGAAATTTTCGATTACCAATCCGATTTTAAAACACATCGGCCAGATTGAAGGGGCGAAAGAAGTGGTGGATTATGCAGTGATGGTGCCGGCGTGGGAGGCGAAGTTTAAAGAGGAAGCAAAGGTACGGACAGTACATTTCGGCACGAAAATCGAAGGCAATGAACTGAATTATTCTCAGGCGCAGAGGGTGATGGAGGGAGAGGAAGTGATTGCCCGGGAGCGGGATATCCAGGAAGTGATTAATTACCGGAATGTGTTGGAATATATTGATCGGTTGGGCGAACGATACAATATCGAAGGGCCGGGAAGGGCAACGGCCTATTCAGAATCGTGGTTGAAAAAAATGCATGAATTGACGACGGAAAAGGTTTTGGAAAAAGAAAATCGGGGGGAATATAGGGAAAACAGCGTGGTAATTAAAAACAGTTTTACCGGCGAGGTCAGCTTTCGACCGCCCATGGCTTTAGAAGTACGGGTGCAAATTGAGGAGTTTTTCAGTTGGATAAACAGCGACTTAGGACAAGATATTCACCCAATTTTGAGGGCAGGAATTACTCATTATGAGTTGGTGAGAATTCACCCGTTTGTGGATGGTAACGGCCGGGTGGCCCGGGCTTTTGCCCTATTGGTTTTGTACCGCGAGGGGTATGATGTGAAGCGGTTTTTTTCCTTGGAAGAATATTTTGATAAAAATGCGGAAGAGTATTATGTAGCGCTGCAGTCTGTCTCAAGAAAGAACGGCGATTTAACTTTATGGCTGGAATTTTTTACCAAAGCTTTAGCGATAGAGCTTAATAAAATTAAAGACCGGGTCAGAAGTTTGTCAATTGATTTCCGGTGGCGGGACCGGCTGGGTCGACAGATTGCTTTATCGGAAAGGCAGATTAAATTAATTGAATATTTGACGGAAAAAGAGCAATTAATTGTAAAAGATGGCCGGGCGGTGCTGCCGAACGTGTCGGACGATACGATTTTAAGAGATATTAAAGATTTGATGGCAAAGGGAGTGGTAAAGAAACGCGGCAGCACTAAAAATGCTTATTACGTGATGAAGAAATAGAAGTTAATTGGCTCGACATGCAAAATTTCCAGGTGCTCAATCGTTTGCGACTCTTCTCGGCGTTTCGCCGGGAATCTCGCCAGACATCTTGCGCTCCTGAAATTTGTATATCTGCGCCAACATTATTTTTTAGCTATAATCAGGTATGAAGTTTAAAAAATTGGCAGAATATTTGGAGAAGATTGAAAAAACAGCCTCTAGGTTAGAAATGACGCGGCATTTGGCGGAATTGTATCAGGAAGCGAGCGGGGAGGAAATTGATCAAATTGTGTATTTGTCGCTGGGGAATTTAAGGCCAAAATTTGAAGGAATCGAGTTTAATTTGGGCGAAAAAATGATCCTGAGGGTGATTGCCGGAGCTTACGGTATGGAGTTAAAAAAAGTAGAGGCAGAATATAAGAAAAGGGGGAATTTGGGGGAGGTAGTAAAAACATTGGGTGTAACCTCGCCAAAAGCTGACGCATTTAGGCGGGCAGGAAATCTTTCAGTGGCGGAAGTATATAAAAAATTATTTGATATTGCGATGGATGAAGGCCAGGGAAGCCAGGACAGAAAAGTAAATAATATGGCGAGATTGTTGCAGGATTTGGATAATTTGTCGGCCGGATTTACCGTGCGGATTCCGGTTAATAATTTACGGCTGGGGTTTTCAGAAATGACGGTTTTGGATGGGTTGTCCTGGATGGCGAAAGGCGATAAAAGTCTCAGGCCGGATTTGGAGCGGGCATTTAATGTGAATGCGGACATCGGCAAAATTGCCAGAATTTTTAAACAAGAAGGCTTAAAAGGGATTAGCGGAGTTAAAGCAATACTGGGAGTGCCGATTAGGCCAGCCAAGTCCGAACGGCTCCCCAGCGCGGAGAAAATTGTGGAAAAGTTAAGCGTGTTTGCGGTGGAAGGGAAGTGGGATGGTTTGAGAGTCCAGATTCATTATGATAAGGGGAAATATGTGAAGTTGGCGGGTCAGGAAGATTTATTTGGGGCTAAGAAAAGAAATTTTGTGAGAATTTTTTCAAGAAACCTGGATAATATGACTGAAATGTTTCCGGATATTGCCAAAGCCTGTGAAAGTTTACCAGTAAAAAGCGTGATTCTAGACGGAGAAGCGGTGGGTTGTGATCCGAAAACAGGCAAATTGTTAGCGTTTCAGGAAACAGTGCAGAGAAAAAGAATCCATGGGGTGGGACAAAAAGCCGAGGAAATGCCGATAAAGGTATTTATTTACGACATTTTGCTACTCAATGGGGAGAATTTAATTGAAAAGACTTTTAGGGAAAGAAGAAAGTTATTGGAAAAGACCCTGAACCACTCGCAAAGCTTGGGTTCAGGGCAAGTATTAAATTTAGCGGATCAAGAAATTATTAGTGATGTTAAAAGACTGCGGGAGTTGATGACGAAATATTTAAAGATGGGACTGGAAGGAGTGATGTGTAAGAAGTTAACGACCAGTTATCAGGCAGGGGCGAGAAATTTTAACTGGGTGAAACTGAAAAAAGCGACCGAGGGCGAGTTGGTGGACACAATCGACTGTGTAGTGATGGGCCATTATTTAGGTAAGGGAAAACGGACGGGGTTTGGAGTAGGGGCGTTCTTAGTGGGGGTTGTTGACCCGACTTCGCCAAAGGCTTCGTCGGGCGCAGTCGGCTCGATTGCCAAGATTGGTACAGGTTTAACCGATGAGCAGTGGCGGGAGTTAGCCACGAGATGCAAGAAGCTAGAGGTTAACAAAAAGCCGGAAGAATACTTGGTGGATAAGAATTTGGACTGTGATGTTTGGGTAAGGCCGGAGTTAATTACCGAAATTTTGGCGGATGAGATTACCAGAAGCCCGATTCACGCGTTTGGACTAGCCTTGCGCTTTCCGCGGTTAGTCAATTTCCGGGATGATAAAAACTTAAGCGAAGCGACGAGCAGAAAAGAGCTGGAAAGATTATTTAAACTACAAAAAATTACTTCTTGAGATTTTTTAGAAACGGGGTGTAGAGGTCATCGCGAGGAGAGATAAAAAATTCTTGGGTGTGATCTTTTTGGTCAAACTGAATTTTGGAATAGCCGCGGATTAGACAAAGCGGAGTTTGTTCGTTGCCTTCGCCCATATGGACGACGGCTAAAGCGGATAAAGCGTCAATTAAATTGGAGCTGGCCCTTACCAGGGGCCGATTGAAAATATCGGTTTTATCAGTGTAGAAATAAACCGGATTCAGTCCGAAAAAACCGATGGCAATACCCAGGTGACCCCAGCGGAAGGGAAGACAAAAAGAATCGGCAATAATAATCCCGAGGTGTTTGAGGGAAAATTTTTTAGTTAAGTAGGCCCAAATTTTTTTGGCTTCCAGATGCGGGTTTTTTGGCCATAAAACGTAATAACCATTGGCATTAGAGCGATCGATGCCGGCAAAAGGAGTGAGGGTGTGGTCTTTGACAGTCATAGAGGAGGGGTTGTCTGGGAGGTAGGCGTCGGCCTCTTGTTTGATTAAAGCAATCCGGTCGGTAGTGGGGGTTATCCTGACGGTCCGGCCCTGAGAAATACTGACGATTTTGGAAGTAATGACCAAAATATCCTTGTCTTTTAAAACAGATAAATATTCATCTAACAGATTGTAAAGATCGTCTTTTGGGGGCAGGAATTTCCGGGTTTTGATAGGGAGAAATTTCATGGCATAATCATATCATGGCGGAACAAGCAGGTTTAACTAATAAAGAAGCTGAAGAGAGATTAAAACAATTCGGGGAGAATAAGTTAAAAGAGAAAAAAGGTTTCAGTGGTTTAAAGATTTTATTGTCCCAATTTAAGTCGCCGCTAATTTATATTTTAGTGATTGCCAGCGGGGTGACTTGGGTAATGGGTGATACTGTGGATGCGGGCGTGATTGGTGCGGCAGTCATTTTGAACACAATTTTAGGATTTTTTCAGGAACTAAAGGCAGAAAAGGGATTAGAGGCATTGTCGAAAATTCTGACACCGAAAGCTAAAGTAATCAGAGACGGACAGAGACAAATAATTGAGGCAAAAGAGGTGGTGCCGGGGGATGTGTGTATCTTGGAAATGGGAGAAAAAGTAGCGGCAGACGGGGTAATGATTGAGGTAAACAACTTAAGTTTAAACGAAGCAATGCTGACAGGGGAGAGTCAAGCGGTTAATAAGCGGGTCGACGATGAAGTTTATATGGGGACAATTGTGGTGAGCGGGATTGCTAAGATGTTAGTTAAGACTACGGGGCAGAAAACAAAGATGGGGAAGATTGCCGAAAGCTTGGCAGAAACTGAGGAGCCAGCCACTCCTTTACAAAAACAGCTGAATCGGTTTGCCGGAAAATTAACAGTTATCATCGGCTTGATTTGCGGGTTAATTTTTATAATTGGTTGGTTAAAAGGCCATCCGTTGGTAGAAATTTTTACTACCAGCGTAGCAATAGCGGTGGCGGCGATTCCGGAAGGCTTGGTAATTGCGCTGACGGTGATTTTGGCCATAGGTATGCAGAGGATTTTTAAGCGGAAAGCCTTAGTGAGGAAGCTGTTGGCCGCAGAAACACTTGGGAGTGTGACAGTGATTGCTTGCGATAAAACCGGGACTTTAACGGAAGGGAAAATGACAGTAGTTAAAGCGTTGACGGACGATGAACCATTACTAAGGAAAGCAGCGGTGTGGTGCAATGACTTACGAGACCCGTTGGAGATTGCCATGAAAGACTGGGCGGGCGAACAAGAAAAAACTAGCAGATTGGATAGCATTCCGTTTGACCCGAAGACTAAACTGATTGTTACTTTGCATTTGGGATTAATGTTGGTTTCCGGGGCGCCGGAAGTGGTGCTGGGAAAATGTAAAATAAAAAACGAAGAAAGAAAAATAATTTTAAAACAGTTTGAGACCGAAGCAAAATTAGCTCACCGGCTGGTAGGGTTTGCCTATAAGAATATAGGTAACAAAAGTAGGATAGGTAGTATAAGTAATGACTTAATCTGGCTGGGGGTGTTGGTTTATGAAGATCCTATCAGAGAAGGAGTTAAAGACGCTTTAATTGAAGCAAGACAGGCGGGGATAAAAGTAATTTTAATAACCGGTGATTTTCAGGAGACGGCCTGGGCGATTGCCGGGAAATTGGGGATTGCTAAAGAGGATGTTTATAGCCGGGCAACGCCGGAGCAAAAACTAAAAATTGTGGAAGAATTGCAGGCGCGGGGGGAAGTGGTAGCAATGACCGGTGACGGAGTTAATGACGCGCCGGCGTTAAAAAAAGCCGATATCGGAATTGTGGTAGCCGATGCTTCAGCGGTAGCCCAGGAGACGGCGGACATGGTTCTTTTGGACTCTAATTTTGCCACAATTTTAGCGGCGGTGGAGGAGGGAAGAAACATTTTCCTGAATTTAATTAAAGTAGTTTATTACTTGATGGCCAATGCCTTTGCGGAAGTGACAGTAGTGGTGGGAAGTATGATTTTTAACTGGCCGTTGCCGGTGACCGCGGCGCAGATTTTATGGATTAATTTAGTGAATGATAGTTTGCCGACTTTTGCTTTGATTATTGATCCGCGAACGAAGAATCTGATGAAAGATAAACCAATCGGGCAGAAACGGGAACTGATGGATAGAGAGATGAAATTGACGGTTGTTTTAGTGTCTTTGGTGACGGGATTGACGGCTTTAGCCGCTTTTTACTTTAATTTAAGGTGGGGCGGTAATTTAAATTTGTCCCGGTCGGTGGCATTTACGATTGTGGCGGTAGCGCCGCTTTTATACAGCCTGTACATAGGCAGTTTTATTAATTTTTGGTTGTGGCTGGCGGTCGGAGCAGGCGTGGGATTGCAGGTTTTAGTTTTGTATTTACCGGCCTTACAAAGAATATTTAAGACAGAACCATTAGGAATAAATAATTGGTTACTGGTAGGGGGAGCGAGTATTATGATTATAATGATGATTGAAGTGATTAAATTAAGGTTTAATAAAAAATGATACTAATTTATTTTTTGCTAACGGTAGGATTTTGTCTACTGCTCATTAAAGCAACGGATATTTTGACTGACTGTGTGCACCATTTTTCGAGTTTTACCGTTTTGAATAAATTTGCAGCGACAGCCTTATTGATTGCTTTAGTGAATGCCTTGCCGGAATTAATGGTGGGAATCAATGCGGTTTTAGCCGGGAAATCAGCCTTAGCGTTCGGGACAATTTTAGGGAGTAATATTGCCAATTTAAGCTTGGTAGTGGGCGGGGCGGCTTTGGTCAGCGGCAGCGTGGCTGTTTCCGGCGAGTGGTTGCGGCAGGACACTATGAACATTTTTTTAACTGCTTTACTGCCGATTAGTTTATTGGTGGATGGACGGATATCCAGGCTTGAAGGGTTAATTTTAATTGCGATTTACATTTTTTATGCAATTTCTTTGCTAAGAGGCCGGCAACAAGGAGGATATTATCCTCAGGAAGGCGATTATCGCCTGAGGCGATTATTATTAACCAAAAATAAGCAAAAAAAAATAACTTGGTGGTTCGGGTGGTTTATAGTCGGGGGGATAATGTTGATTGTCAGCGGTGAGATGGTGGTAAAGTATGGTTTAGCCTTAGCCAATATTTTAAGCATACCGGCATTTTTGATTGGTTTACTGATGGCGGTGGGGACAACTTTACCGGAACTATTTTTTGAGATTGAGGCGATCAGAAAACATGAAGCGGCCATGGTTTGGGGAAATTTATCAGGCCAATTAATGGCCAATTCCGCCTTAACCTTAGGAATCTTAAGTTTAATCAGTCCGATCGTACTGCCTGACGGTTTAACGGCTTATTTGCTGACAATTAGCAGTTTTGTTTTGGTGTGTATCCTGTTTTGGATTTTCACTAAAACTAAAAAGAAACTGGAGCGGTGGGAGGGAGCAGCGTTGGTGGGGGTGTATTTGGTGTTTATGGCAGTGGAATGGTTGACAAAATAGAGATGTATTTGACTCGACATACGAAATTTTATCGTGCTCACGCGTGCCCGAAGGGCAACATGATTGCGCGCGAAAAATTTGTATGCCTGCGTCAAAATTATTTTATATCTGCTTAAGTTTCTTTTGAAAAAGATTGACTGCATTGCCTGTGCCAACTTTCGATTTATGTTGACTATTATAACTTGAGTGTTATAGTACGGTTATAACTGCCCGGAAAGGCAGTTTTTTATGGGAAAAGATTCAGCTAAAACACCAGAGCAGTCAAGGGCAGAATGGTTAATACAAGAAAATAAATGCCTCAATAAACAGCCGTGGAGACCGTTGAATGGACATGTAGAAGCGGTGGCTTATGTAATTATGGGACGAAAAATTCCTTCAGATTGTTTACAAGTATTAGAATCAACGACAAAAGGATCAGCAGTTTTTGATATGACATCTATGTGGAATTTATTGGTAGAAAAAAAAGAAGGCATAGAACATCTGACTTTACCCTATAAAACAACTTTATCAGAATTAATTGCTGATAATTTTGATAAAGATCTAGAAAGAGATGTCTGCTGGGCCTATGTTTGCCCTGATGATGATATCGGTGAGGTTAAAAGTCAGTTGTTGCAAGATGCGGCTGAAATCATGGGGCGGAGCTTAAGTTAAGTTGATTTGCTACAATAGGCGTATGCAGATTGTGGCGGATTTACATCTTCATTCCAAGTATTCGCGGGCGGTATCACCGGAGATGATGACGTCAGTCATGGCTAAATGGGCGGAGAAAAAAGGGATTGATTTACTGGCAACCAGCGACTGGACGCACCCGTTATGGCTGAAAGAATTGGAAACGTTTTTAGAAGAGGATGGGGAAGGAATATTTAAAGTTAAAAACAGTCCGAGCAAAACCAGATTTCTTTTATCAACAGAGATTGCCAATATTTATACAGATAAAAACAAAGGGAGAAGAATACACACGCTTTTTTGGTCGCCCAGTTTTCAAACCGTGCATAAAATTAATGAGGAATTAGCGAAACGGGGTGGGAATTTATTAAGTGACGGCCGGCCGATTTTGGGGTTAACTTTAAAACAAATGTGCGAAGTGGTGTGGGGGATTGACGAGCGGGTGTTGGTAGTGCCGGCGCACGCCTGGACGCCGTGGTTTGCGATTTTCGGCTCCAAGTCCGGATTTGACTCAATTGAAGAGGCTTTCGGTGAGTTCTCTGACCGGATTTATGCGGTGGAAACCGGGTTGTCCTCGGATCCGTTAATGAATTGGCGGATAAAAGATTTGGAAAAACGGGCGATTGTCAGCTTTTCCGATTCGCACAGTCCGAGAAAAATGGGACGGGAAGCGACGGTCTTTGAATTTAGTGGGGACAAGTTGAAGTTCGATGATATTGCTGGAGCAATTAAACAAGATAAAGATAGTCGGTGCCGGATTGCTTATACAATTGAGTTTCATCCGGAAGAGGGGAAGTATCATTATACCGGCCACCGGGCCTGCGGTGTGGTGCAGTCGCCGGAAGAAACGAGAAAAAACGGGACGACTTGCCATGTTTGCGGCCGGCCATTAACAGTGGGTGTGATGCATCGGGTGGATGAGTTGGATCAGGTTAATAAAGAGTTAAAAGCAATAGAAAAATCCAGTGAGGCCGGGGTGGTGGGTTATTATCATCCGACGGATAAATCCAGACCGCCGTACGTGATGCTGGTGCCATTGGGAGAGATTTTGGCAGAAAGTTTGGGGACGAATACAGCCAGTAAAAGAGTGGACGAAATGTATGAAAAAATGATTAGCGTTTTAGGTAACGAATTGGACATTTTATTAAAAAAAGATTTGCAGGAAATTAGCAAAATAGCGGGAGAAAAAGTGGCTGAAGGTGTTGCTAAGGTCCGGTCGGGCAAGATTGTTATTAACCCTGGTTATGACGGAGTATTTGGGGTAGTA harbors:
- a CDS encoding alpha/beta hydrolase translates to MNVFIFHGTMGSPEANWFPWLERELKSLGIEVFVPKFPTPEGQSLENWLKAFEPYQDKVNGETVFVGHSMGPGFFLRLLERRTSPIKTAILAAPFDGFIGEEPYDTLNKTFIDHPFDFVKIKQNCHQFVVMVGDDDPYVAIKFPQRIADNLGVKLQIIKGGKHLNSEAGYTKFPEALEEIKKLI
- the purB gene encoding adenylosuccinate lyase; protein product: MADGQIRQLAAISPLDGRYQDKVKELEKYFSEGALIKQRVWVEAKYVLALVDFLETVKVSGQEKQRLLTWAKNLTDKDCLRVKKIEAEINHDVKAVEYFIRENLGKLGLKKLSVWIHWGLTSEDVNNLAYGVILSRFKKEQLVVLEKKVIEKLLKMAGKYTSVVMPARTHGQIAVPTTVGKELAVFVGRASWWLKKIKEQKLGGKLNGAVGNFNAQVKLYPKKDWLNFSQKFISGLGLQPVAVTTQIEPGDRTALFLDLIRGLNNVWLDLSKDCWLYICLDYFKQKGTGKEVGSSTMPHKVNPIDFENAEGNLELANSILMMMSNKLMISRLQRDLSDSTVKRNFGVVFGHTALAIKSLMKGLGKIEPNTEFLKQEIKNHPEMLGELEQLKMKVAGDEQAYEKIKKMTRGKGVGPTFPASWRIRGAMEYIGLAEKITKLVIKK
- a CDS encoding adenylosuccinate synthase, with the translated sequence MNIAIIGTQWGDEGKGKIVDLLTQKKKVKAVVRYQGGPNAGHTVVVRGEKHAFHLLPSGILYPDKTCVIGNGVIIDPAVLAEEIKILEDSAGKKHARILISEKCHLIMPWHKIRDVLDCGKIGTTGRGIGPCYEDAVGRRGIRLIDAANKKRLGLRIKEELTWNRCLIKTWKGKFNLSSEKILSDYWQALEGIKKNPLIQIGDVTEWLWETERKGGEIIFEGAQATLLDINHGTYPFVTSSNSTVGGLLTGTGFRPKKLEVIGVVKAYTTRVGSGPFPTELINKTGERIREIGHEYGTTTGRPRRCGWLDIPSLIYAKKINNLDSLAMTKLDVLTGIGALKIKVNPNFSVDTVELSRQRPVYETLSGWNENIAKIRRFEQLPQAAKKYIKRVEQLTGLPIKLIGVGSDRRAIIRKNV
- a CDS encoding guanosine monophosphate reductase, yielding MSKIFYKALGKTEIWPEISGANPCEITYDDVLIVPQADTNVASRKNPDISVNLGPYHLTKPIIVAPMDTICGEKMIRLMHKLGGIGTLPRGDLKKNSELCRQLTKEKIRCVYAIGMRNHLEQAKTYKKCGAKAVLLDVAHGGMRSVVQAAKEIKKKLKLTVICGNIANYSQVMEYQREGLEVVRVGVGPGGLCITRLVAGAGLPQMAAVLETAESGLQIIADGGIRKPADMAKAIAAGASLVMIGSLLAGTEETPGEVIGGKKKARGQASADYMKDNGVELGEFRAAEGIYTMVEVKGSAEHVINDLAAGLRSAMSYTGASNLKEFQEKAQFVLVSKATIRENQAHILWD
- a CDS encoding Fic family protein, yielding MFHPKFSITNPILKHIGQIEGAKEVVDYAVMVPAWEAKFKEEAKVRTVHFGTKIEGNELNYSQAQRVMEGEEVIARERDIQEVINYRNVLEYIDRLGERYNIEGPGRATAYSESWLKKMHELTTEKVLEKENRGEYRENSVVIKNSFTGEVSFRPPMALEVRVQIEEFFSWINSDLGQDIHPILRAGITHYELVRIHPFVDGNGRVARAFALLVLYREGYDVKRFFSLEEYFDKNAEEYYVALQSVSRKNGDLTLWLEFFTKALAIELNKIKDRVRSLSIDFRWRDRLGRQIALSERQIKLIEYLTEKEQLIVKDGRAVLPNVSDDTILRDIKDLMAKGVVKKRGSTKNAYYVMKK
- a CDS encoding ATP-dependent DNA ligase — encoded protein: MKFKKLAEYLEKIEKTASRLEMTRHLAELYQEASGEEIDQIVYLSLGNLRPKFEGIEFNLGEKMILRVIAGAYGMELKKVEAEYKKRGNLGEVVKTLGVTSPKADAFRRAGNLSVAEVYKKLFDIAMDEGQGSQDRKVNNMARLLQDLDNLSAGFTVRIPVNNLRLGFSEMTVLDGLSWMAKGDKSLRPDLERAFNVNADIGKIARIFKQEGLKGISGVKAILGVPIRPAKSERLPSAEKIVEKLSVFAVEGKWDGLRVQIHYDKGKYVKLAGQEDLFGAKKRNFVRIFSRNLDNMTEMFPDIAKACESLPVKSVILDGEAVGCDPKTGKLLAFQETVQRKRIHGVGQKAEEMPIKVFIYDILLLNGENLIEKTFRERRKLLEKTLNHSQSLGSGQVLNLADQEIISDVKRLRELMTKYLKMGLEGVMCKKLTTSYQAGARNFNWVKLKKATEGELVDTIDCVVMGHYLGKGKRTGFGVGAFLVGVVDPTSPKASSGAVGSIAKIGTGLTDEQWRELATRCKKLEVNKKPEEYLVDKNLDCDVWVRPELITEILADEITRSPIHAFGLALRFPRLVNFRDDKNLSEATSRKELERLFKLQKITS
- a CDS encoding coenzyme F420-0:L-glutamate ligase gives rise to the protein MKFLPIKTRKFLPPKDDLYNLLDEYLSVLKDKDILVITSKIVSISQGRTVRITPTTDRIALIKQEADAYLPDNPSSMTVKDHTLTPFAGIDRSNANGYYVLWPKNPHLEAKKIWAYLTKKFSLKHLGIIIADSFCLPFRWGHLGIAIGFFGLNPVYFYTDKTDIFNRPLVRASSNLIDALSALAVVHMGEGNEQTPLCLIRGYSKIQFDQKDHTQEFFISPRDDLYTPFLKNLKK